The sequence below is a genomic window from Streptomyces sp. NBC_00582.
CCGAAAGCCGAGGCCATGGCCATCGACCTGACCGCCCTCCGGGCCCACTTCCCCTCCCTCGACGGGGGCCTCGCCTTCTTCGACGGTCCGGGCGGCACCCAGACGCCCCGCCCCGTCGCCGACGCCATCACCGCGACACTCACCGGGCCGCTCTCCAACCGGGGGACCGTCAGCCCGTCCGAGCTCAACGCCGAGCGCGCCGTCGCGGAGTTCCGCGCCGCCTACGCCGACCTGCTCGGCGTACCCGCGAACGGTGTCGTCCACGGGCGCAGCGCCACCCAGCTGACGTACGACTTCTCCCGCCATCTGGCCAAGGACTGGCGGGCCGGCGACGAGATCGTCCTCAGCCGGCTGGACCACGACTGCAACGTCCGCCCCTGGATCCAGGCGGCCGAGCGGGCCGGGGTGACCGTCCGCTGGATCGAGATCGACGGCGGGACGGCGGAGCTGGACCTCGGCTCGTACGAGCGGGCGCTGTCGGCCCGGACGCGGCTGGTCGCGGTCACGGCGGCCTCGAACGTGCTGGGCACCAAGCCGCCCGTCCGCCGGATCGCCGACCTCGCGCACGAGGCGGGTGCCCTGGTGTACGTCGACGGCGTGCACTACGCCGCGCACCACCTGGTGGACGTGCCCGCGCTCGGCGCCGACTTCTTCGTCTGCTCGCCGTACAAGTTCCTCGGACCGCACTGCGGGGTGCTCGCGGGAGCGCCCGACGTGCTGGAGACCCTCCGCCCGGACAAGCTCCTGCCCTCCCCCGACACCGTCCCGGAGCGCTTCGAGTTCGGCACGCTGCCCTATGAGGTCCTGGCGGGCGCCACCGCCGCCGTGGACTTCCTCGCCACGCTCGACCCGGGGCCGGGGGCCACGCGCAGGGAGCGGCTCGCGCACTCCCTGGACGCTCTCCACCAGCACGAGCAGGTGCTGCGCACCCGGCTGGAGGACGGTCTGCGGGATCTGGGGAACGCCGTCACCGTGCACTCGACGGCGGCCGACCGCACCCCGACCCTCCTGATGACCCTGGAAGGCCATGACGCCCGCGAGGCCCAGCTCCACCTGGCCGCCCGGGACGTCCTGGCCCCCGCCGGCTCCTTCTACGCCCACGAGCCCTTCACCGCCCTGAAGCTCCCGAACCCCGCCCTCCGCGTCGGCCTGGCCCCCTACAACACCACCGACGAGGTGAACCGCCTCCTGGACGGCCTCGCGTCCTTCCTCGGCGAGGGGTGACGCGACGCTCCCGCCCCGGCGGGTCAGTCGCCCTCCACCGGTGCCTCCGCGTGCGTCACGAAGTCCCTCACCAGTCG
It includes:
- a CDS encoding cysteine desulfurase-like protein gives rise to the protein MAIDLTALRAHFPSLDGGLAFFDGPGGTQTPRPVADAITATLTGPLSNRGTVSPSELNAERAVAEFRAAYADLLGVPANGVVHGRSATQLTYDFSRHLAKDWRAGDEIVLSRLDHDCNVRPWIQAAERAGVTVRWIEIDGGTAELDLGSYERALSARTRLVAVTAASNVLGTKPPVRRIADLAHEAGALVYVDGVHYAAHHLVDVPALGADFFVCSPYKFLGPHCGVLAGAPDVLETLRPDKLLPSPDTVPERFEFGTLPYEVLAGATAAVDFLATLDPGPGATRRERLAHSLDALHQHEQVLRTRLEDGLRDLGNAVTVHSTAADRTPTLLMTLEGHDAREAQLHLAARDVLAPAGSFYAHEPFTALKLPNPALRVGLAPYNTTDEVNRLLDGLASFLGEG